The Rhizobium rhododendri nucleotide sequence ACCAGGTGAAGGCGATGTAGACGACCGCGCCCCAGTTCCAGCTTGCCAGAAAGTTGCTGGCATTGAACTGCCGGGACGTCGTCAGCGCGAAGACGACCAGGCTGGTCAGGACAGCGAGTACGACGTTCAGATGCTTGCGCACCAGCATAACGACGGGCGATCGCGCCGCCCTTCGCTTTACACTCTGCTGCATGCCGGCGCTCCGTTCCTGGTCACATCGTCCTGATATACAGTGGCGGGGCAATCTGACAAGCCATCCGGCTCAAGCCACCGCACCAGCAAACATGTGCTGTCATCAGCAACTTCAGGGTCTACATCGGCCACCTACTGTCAGCCGGTCCAGCCGCCGTCCACAACCAGCGCCTGGCCCGTCGTGAAGCCCGATTCATCCCCGGCGAGATATGTCACCAAGGCAGCGATCTCTTCAGGCGTGGCGATGCGCCCCATCGGTTGGCGGGCAATGAAATCGGTCATGGCCTTGTCGTAGTCGCCGGTGGCCCGAAGGCGCTCATGAAGCGACGGGCTATCTACCGTGCCGGGGCAAATGGCGTTGGCACGAATGCCCTTGGCCACGAAATCGGCGGCAATAGACTTGGTCAGGCCGATCACGGCAGCTTTGGAGGCACAGTAGGCAAAGCGGTTCGGCACGCCCTTAACGCTTGAGGCGACCGATGCCATGTTGACGATGACACCCTTGCCCTTCTCCAGCATGCCCGGCAAGAATGTACGGCATGTTGTGTACATGGCCTTGGCATTGAGGTTGAAGGAGAAGTCCCAGTCTTTCTCCTCGCAGTCGAGGATGCTGCCCGCGTGGACGAAGCCGGCACAATTGAACAGCACGTCGATGGCGCCGATCTCGCTGGCAAATTCCTTGACGCGATCGCTGTCGAGCACATTGAGGACGTGGGTTTCGGCTTCCTCGAGGCTCGCCAGAGCCGCCTCGTTGATATCGGTCGCAATGACCCGGGCGCCAAGCCCGAGGAAGCGTTCGGCCGACGCGCGGCCGATGCCCTGCGCCGCCGCTGTGATCACGACGGTCTTGCCTTCCAGTCCGTGTCCCATATCGA carries:
- a CDS encoding SDR family oxidoreductase; the encoded protein is MGHGLEGKTVVITAAAQGIGRASAERFLGLGARVIATDINEAALASLEEAETHVLNVLDSDRVKEFASEIGAIDVLFNCAGFVHAGSILDCEEKDWDFSFNLNAKAMYTTCRTFLPGMLEKGKGVIVNMASVASSVKGVPNRFAYCASKAAVIGLTKSIAADFVAKGIRANAICPGTVDSPSLHERLRATGDYDKAMTDFIARQPMGRIATPEEIAALVTYLAGDESGFTTGQALVVDGGWTG